A section of the Cololabis saira isolate AMF1-May2022 chromosome 6, fColSai1.1, whole genome shotgun sequence genome encodes:
- the si:ch211-160b11.4 gene encoding trichohyalin isoform X3, producing MKTLLLLPLTLAVALGTPTFPRPAQEQQIPLLGDWVPLQGHVVVEHPAPPPKLGPQDLQEHLEPQDQQKVLQPQDQQKDLEPQDQQGDLQPKNQQKDLEPQDQQKDLEPQDQQKVLEPQDQQKDLEPKDQQKDLEPQDQQKDLEPQDQQKDLQPKNQQEHLEPQDQQKDLEPKDQQKDLKPKNQQKDLEPQDQQKDLQPKNQQKDLEPKDQQKDLKPKNQQEHLEPQDQQKDLEPKDQQKDLQPQDQQKDLQPQDQQKDLEPAELQREAGIQDEQQFKVESEVKVEVGQEAELEPETEIQDEPEFKVESEVKVEPYPDEMLEDEAEEEFHEGETEPDLEAEERPDDMEGRFETMNELKSLGDDEMFGPEDSELLTQGEEIEEEEEEEELMLGKDSYEQLNMELDPEMMEETEMNPEGQALLMEEEVEEEEDTEVLRPEEPAAQLLEEEEEEELMLGKDSYEPLNMELDPEMMEETEMNPEGQALLMEEEEEEEEDTEVLRPEEPAAQLLEEEEEEELMLGKDSYEQLNMELDPEMMEEKEINPEGQALLMEEEEEEKEEKEEKTEVLRPEEPAAQLLEEEEEKEMREQLIVMREGPNGQGRRNCPGVTPDGKCYQFFRGPKNFDDAENFCKQNFPGGHLASITSRYIHEEVKKLILKHTGTYTRAWIGGRRLSQGNGFRWLDGSSWSYAQWLYGEPNNTAGVEDCLEVVGRPYGYGTFNDFTCWEDQAFICSYSLQ from the exons ATGAAGACGCTGCTGCTTCTTCCTCTCACCCTGGCAG TGGCTCTGGGAACGCCCACGTTTCCTCGGCCAGCGCAGGAGCAGCAGATCCCCCTGCTGGGGGACTGGGTGCCGCTGCAGGGTCACGTGGTGGTGGAGCATCCTGCACCACCACCCAAGCTGGGCccccaggacctgcaggaacacCTGGAGCCCCAGGACCAGCAGAAAGTCCTGCAGCCCCAGGACCAGCAGAAAGACCTGGAGCCCCAGGACCAGCAGGGAGACCTGCAGCCCAAGAACCAGCAGAAAGACCTGGAGCCCCAGGACCAGCAGAAAGACCTGGAGCCCCAGGACCAGCAGAAAGTCCTGGAGCCCCAGGACCAGCAGAAAGACCTGGAgcccaaggaccagcagaaagACCTGGAGCCCCAGGACCAGCAGAAAGACCTGGAGCCCCAGGACCAGCAGAAAGACCTGCAGCCCAAGAACCAGCAGGAACACCTGGAGCCCCAGGACCAGCAGAAAGACCTGGAgcccaaggaccagcagaaagACCTGAAGCCCAAGAACCAGCAGAAAGACCTGGAGCCCCAGGACCAGCAGAAAGACCTGCAGCCCAAGAACCAGCAGAAAGACCTGGAgcccaaggaccagcagaaagACCTGAAGCCCAAGAACCAGCAGGAACACCTGGAGCCCCAGGACCAGCAGAAAGAC CTGGAgcccaaggaccagcagaaagACCTGCAGCCCCAGGACCAGCAGAAAGACCTGCAGCCCCAGGACCAGCAGAAAGACCTGGAGCCCGCGGAGCTTCAGAGAGAGGCAGGGATCCAAGATGAGCAGCAGTTTAAGGTGGAATCAGAAGTTAAGGTGGAGGTGGGGCAGGAGGCTGAACTAGAGCCAGAGACTGAGATCCAGGATGAGCCGGAGTTTAAGGTGGAATCAGAAGTTAAGGTGGAGCCATACCCCGATGAGATGCTTGAAGATGAAGCCGAAGAGGAGTTCCATGAAGGAGAAACTGAACCGGATCTGGAGGCGGAAGAAAGACCGGATGACATGGAGGGAAGATTCGAAACCATGAACGAGCTGAAGTCACTGGGCGACGATGAGATGTTTGGACCGGAAGATTCTGAACTTTTGACACAAGGGGAGGAgatagaggaggaggaggaggaggaagagctcATGCTGGGGAAAGACTCTTATGAGCAGCTGAACATGGAACTGGACCCAGAGATGATGGAGGAGACGGAGATGAACCCTGAAGGACAGGCCTTATTGATGGAGGAGgaagtagaagaagaagaagatacaGAAGTTCTGAGGCCAGAAGAACCAGCAGCTCAGttgttggaggaggaagaggaggaagagctcATGCTGGGGAAAGATTCATATGAGCCGCTGAACATGGAACTGGACCCAGAGATGATGGAGGAGACGGAGATGAACCCTGAAGGACAGGCCTTATtgatggaggaggaagaagaagaagaagaagatacaGAAGTTCTGAGGCCAGAAGAACCAGCAGCTCAGttgttggaggaggaagaggaggaagagctcATGCTGGGGAAAGATTCATATGAGCAGCTGAACATGGAACTGGACCCAGAGATGATGGAAGAAAAGGAGATTAACCCCGAAGGACAGGCCTTATtgatggaggaagaagaagaagaaaaagaagaaaaagaagaaaagacagaggttctGAGGCCAGAAGAACCAGCAGCTCAGttgttggaggaggaagaggagaaggagatgaGAGAACAGCTGATTGTGATGAGGGAGGGGCCCAACGGGCAGG GGAGGCGCAATTGTCCAGGCGTGACACCCGACGGCAAGTGCTACCAGTTCTTCAGGGGACCAAAGAACTTTGATGATGCTGAG AACTTCTGTAAGCAGAATTTCCCTGGAGGACACCTGGCCTCCATCACCAGCCGGTACATCCATGAGGAGGTGAAGAAGCTGATCCTGAAGCACACCGGCACCTATACTCGCGCATGGATCGGAGGAAGACGACTCTCG CAGGGGAACGGCTTCAGGTGGCTGGATGGATCCAGCTGGAGTTACGCCCAATGGCTGTACGGGGAGCCCAACAACACAGCCGGGGTGGAGGACTGTCTGGAGGTCGTGGGGCGGCCCTATG
- the si:ch211-160b11.4 gene encoding trichohyalin isoform X5 produces the protein MKTLLLLPLTLAVALGTPTFPRPAQEQQIPLLGDWVPLQGHVVVEHPAPPPKLGPQDLQEHLEPQDQQKVLQPQDQQKDLEPQDQQGDLQPKNQQKDLEPQDQQKDLEPQDQQKVLEPQDQQKDLEPKDQQKDLEPQDQQKDLEPQDQQKDLQPKNQQEHLEPQDQQKDLEPKDQQKDLKPKNQQKDLEPQDQQKDLQPKNQQKDLEPKDQQKDLKPKNQQEHLEPQDQQKDLEPQDQQEHLQPKNQQEHLEPKDQQKDLQPQDQQKDLQPQDQQKDLEPAELQREAGIQDEQQFKVESEVKVEVGQEAELEPETEIQDEPEFKVESEVKVEPYPDEMLEDEAEEEFHEGETEPDLEAEERPDDMEGRFETMNELKSLGDDEMFGPEDSELLTQGEEIEEEEEEEELMLGKDSYEQLNMELDPEMMEETEMNPEGQALLMEEEVEEEEDTEVLRPEEPAAQLLEEEEEEELMLGKDSYEPLNMELDPEMMEETEMNPEGQALLMEEEEEEEEDTEVLRPEEPAAQLLEEEEEKEMREQLIVMREGPNGQGRRNCPGVTPDGKCYQFFRGPKNFDDAENFCKQNFPGGHLASITSRYIHEEVKKLILKHTGTYTRAWIGGRRLSQGNGFRWLDGSSWSYAQWLYGEPNNTAGVEDCLEVVGRPYGYGTFNDFTCWEDQAFICSYSLQ, from the exons ATGAAGACGCTGCTGCTTCTTCCTCTCACCCTGGCAG TGGCTCTGGGAACGCCCACGTTTCCTCGGCCAGCGCAGGAGCAGCAGATCCCCCTGCTGGGGGACTGGGTGCCGCTGCAGGGTCACGTGGTGGTGGAGCATCCTGCACCACCACCCAAGCTGGGCccccaggacctgcaggaacacCTGGAGCCCCAGGACCAGCAGAAAGTCCTGCAGCCCCAGGACCAGCAGAAAGACCTGGAGCCCCAGGACCAGCAGGGAGACCTGCAGCCCAAGAACCAGCAGAAAGACCTGGAGCCCCAGGACCAGCAGAAAGACCTGGAGCCCCAGGACCAGCAGAAAGTCCTGGAGCCCCAGGACCAGCAGAAAGACCTGGAgcccaaggaccagcagaaagACCTGGAGCCCCAGGACCAGCAGAAAGACCTGGAGCCCCAGGACCAGCAGAAAGACCTGCAGCCCAAGAACCAGCAGGAACACCTGGAGCCCCAGGACCAGCAGAAAGACCTGGAgcccaaggaccagcagaaagACCTGAAGCCCAAGAACCAGCAGAAAGACCTGGAGCCCCAGGACCAGCAGAAAGACCTGCAGCCCAAGAACCAGCAGAAAGACCTGGAgcccaaggaccagcagaaagACCTGAAGCCCAAGAACCAGCAGGAACACCTGGAGCCCCAGGACCAGCAGAAAGACCTGGAGCCCCAGGACCAGCAGGAACACCTGCAGCCCAAGAACCAGCAGGAACACCTGGAgcccaaggaccagcagaaagACCTGCAGCCCCAGGACCAGCAGAAAGACCTGCAGCCCCAGGACCAGCAGAAAGACCTGGAGCCCGCGGAGCTTCAGAGAGAGGCAGGGATCCAAGATGAGCAGCAGTTTAAGGTGGAATCAGAAGTTAAGGTGGAGGTGGGGCAGGAGGCTGAACTAGAGCCAGAGACTGAGATCCAGGATGAGCCGGAGTTTAAGGTGGAATCAGAAGTTAAGGTGGAGCCATACCCCGATGAGATGCTTGAAGATGAAGCCGAAGAGGAGTTCCATGAAGGAGAAACTGAACCGGATCTGGAGGCGGAAGAAAGACCGGATGACATGGAGGGAAGATTCGAAACCATGAACGAGCTGAAGTCACTGGGCGACGATGAGATGTTTGGACCGGAAGATTCTGAACTTTTGACACAAGGGGAGGAgatagaggaggaggaggaggaggaagagctcATGCTGGGGAAAGACTCTTATGAGCAGCTGAACATGGAACTGGACCCAGAGATGATGGAGGAGACGGAGATGAACCCTGAAGGACAGGCCTTATTGATGGAGGAGgaagtagaagaagaagaagatacaGAAGTTCTGAGGCCAGAAGAACCAGCAGCTCAGttgttggaggaggaagaggaggaagagctcATGCTGGGGAAAGATTCATATGAGCCGCTGAACATGGAACTGGACCCAGAGATGATGGAGGAGACGGAGATGAACCCTGAAGGACAGGCCTTATtgatggaggaggaagaagaagaagaagaagatacaGAA gttctGAGGCCAGAAGAACCAGCAGCTCAGttgttggaggaggaagaggagaaggagatgaGAGAACAGCTGATTGTGATGAGGGAGGGGCCCAACGGGCAGG GGAGGCGCAATTGTCCAGGCGTGACACCCGACGGCAAGTGCTACCAGTTCTTCAGGGGACCAAAGAACTTTGATGATGCTGAG AACTTCTGTAAGCAGAATTTCCCTGGAGGACACCTGGCCTCCATCACCAGCCGGTACATCCATGAGGAGGTGAAGAAGCTGATCCTGAAGCACACCGGCACCTATACTCGCGCATGGATCGGAGGAAGACGACTCTCG CAGGGGAACGGCTTCAGGTGGCTGGATGGATCCAGCTGGAGTTACGCCCAATGGCTGTACGGGGAGCCCAACAACACAGCCGGGGTGGAGGACTGTCTGGAGGTCGTGGGGCGGCCCTATG
- the si:ch211-160b11.4 gene encoding trichohyalin isoform X2: MKTLLLLPLTLAVALGTPTFPRPAQEQQIPLLGDWVPLQGHVVVEHPAPPPKLGPQDLQEHLEPQDQQKVLQPQDQQKDLEPQDQQGDLQPKNQQKDLEPQDQQKDLEPQDQQKVLEPQDQQKDLEPKDQQKDLEPQDQQKDLEPQDQQKDLQPKNQQEHLEPQDQQKDLEPKDQQKDLKPKNQQKDLEPQDQQKDLQPKNQQKDLEPKDQQKDLKPKNQQEHLEPQDQQKDLEPQDQQEHLQPKNQQEHLEPKDQQKDLQPQDQQKDLQPQDQQKDLEPAELQREAGIQDEQQFKVESEVKVEVGQEAELEPETEIQDEPEFKVESEVKVEPYPDEMLEDEAEEEFHEGETEPDLEAEERPDDMEGRFETMNELKSLGDDEMFGPEDSELLTQGEEIEEEEEEEELMLGKDSYEQLNMELDPEMMEETEMNPEGQALLMEEEVEEEEDTEVLRPEEPAAQLLEEEEEEELMLGKDSYEPLNMELDPEMMEETEMNPEGQALLMEEEEEEEEDTEVLRPEEPAAQLLEEEEEEELMLGKDSYEQLNMELDPEMMEEKEINPEGQALLMEEEEEEKEEKEEKTEVLRPEEPAAQLLEEEEEKEMREQLIVMREGPNGQGRRNCPGVTPDGKCYQFFRGPKNFDDAENFCKQNFPGGHLASITSRYIHEEVKKLILKHTGTYTRAWIGGRRLSGNGFRWLDGSSWSYAQWLYGEPNNTAGVEDCLEVVGRPYGYGTFNDFTCWEDQAFICSYSLQ, encoded by the exons ATGAAGACGCTGCTGCTTCTTCCTCTCACCCTGGCAG TGGCTCTGGGAACGCCCACGTTTCCTCGGCCAGCGCAGGAGCAGCAGATCCCCCTGCTGGGGGACTGGGTGCCGCTGCAGGGTCACGTGGTGGTGGAGCATCCTGCACCACCACCCAAGCTGGGCccccaggacctgcaggaacacCTGGAGCCCCAGGACCAGCAGAAAGTCCTGCAGCCCCAGGACCAGCAGAAAGACCTGGAGCCCCAGGACCAGCAGGGAGACCTGCAGCCCAAGAACCAGCAGAAAGACCTGGAGCCCCAGGACCAGCAGAAAGACCTGGAGCCCCAGGACCAGCAGAAAGTCCTGGAGCCCCAGGACCAGCAGAAAGACCTGGAgcccaaggaccagcagaaagACCTGGAGCCCCAGGACCAGCAGAAAGACCTGGAGCCCCAGGACCAGCAGAAAGACCTGCAGCCCAAGAACCAGCAGGAACACCTGGAGCCCCAGGACCAGCAGAAAGACCTGGAgcccaaggaccagcagaaagACCTGAAGCCCAAGAACCAGCAGAAAGACCTGGAGCCCCAGGACCAGCAGAAAGACCTGCAGCCCAAGAACCAGCAGAAAGACCTGGAgcccaaggaccagcagaaagACCTGAAGCCCAAGAACCAGCAGGAACACCTGGAGCCCCAGGACCAGCAGAAAGACCTGGAGCCCCAGGACCAGCAGGAACACCTGCAGCCCAAGAACCAGCAGGAACACCTGGAgcccaaggaccagcagaaagACCTGCAGCCCCAGGACCAGCAGAAAGACCTGCAGCCCCAGGACCAGCAGAAAGACCTGGAGCCCGCGGAGCTTCAGAGAGAGGCAGGGATCCAAGATGAGCAGCAGTTTAAGGTGGAATCAGAAGTTAAGGTGGAGGTGGGGCAGGAGGCTGAACTAGAGCCAGAGACTGAGATCCAGGATGAGCCGGAGTTTAAGGTGGAATCAGAAGTTAAGGTGGAGCCATACCCCGATGAGATGCTTGAAGATGAAGCCGAAGAGGAGTTCCATGAAGGAGAAACTGAACCGGATCTGGAGGCGGAAGAAAGACCGGATGACATGGAGGGAAGATTCGAAACCATGAACGAGCTGAAGTCACTGGGCGACGATGAGATGTTTGGACCGGAAGATTCTGAACTTTTGACACAAGGGGAGGAgatagaggaggaggaggaggaggaagagctcATGCTGGGGAAAGACTCTTATGAGCAGCTGAACATGGAACTGGACCCAGAGATGATGGAGGAGACGGAGATGAACCCTGAAGGACAGGCCTTATTGATGGAGGAGgaagtagaagaagaagaagatacaGAAGTTCTGAGGCCAGAAGAACCAGCAGCTCAGttgttggaggaggaagaggaggaagagctcATGCTGGGGAAAGATTCATATGAGCCGCTGAACATGGAACTGGACCCAGAGATGATGGAGGAGACGGAGATGAACCCTGAAGGACAGGCCTTATtgatggaggaggaagaagaagaagaagaagatacaGAAGTTCTGAGGCCAGAAGAACCAGCAGCTCAGttgttggaggaggaagaggaggaagagctcATGCTGGGGAAAGATTCATATGAGCAGCTGAACATGGAACTGGACCCAGAGATGATGGAAGAAAAGGAGATTAACCCCGAAGGACAGGCCTTATtgatggaggaagaagaagaagaaaaagaagaaaaagaagaaaagacagaggttctGAGGCCAGAAGAACCAGCAGCTCAGttgttggaggaggaagaggagaaggagatgaGAGAACAGCTGATTGTGATGAGGGAGGGGCCCAACGGGCAGG GGAGGCGCAATTGTCCAGGCGTGACACCCGACGGCAAGTGCTACCAGTTCTTCAGGGGACCAAAGAACTTTGATGATGCTGAG AACTTCTGTAAGCAGAATTTCCCTGGAGGACACCTGGCCTCCATCACCAGCCGGTACATCCATGAGGAGGTGAAGAAGCTGATCCTGAAGCACACCGGCACCTATACTCGCGCATGGATCGGAGGAAGACGACTCTCG GGGAACGGCTTCAGGTGGCTGGATGGATCCAGCTGGAGTTACGCCCAATGGCTGTACGGGGAGCCCAACAACACAGCCGGGGTGGAGGACTGTCTGGAGGTCGTGGGGCGGCCCTATG
- the si:ch211-160b11.4 gene encoding trichohyalin isoform X4 gives MKTLLLLPLTLAVALGTPTFPRPAQEQQIPLLGDWVPLQGHVVVEHPAPPPKLGPQDLQEHLEPQDQQKVLQPQDQQKDLEPQDQQGDLQPKNQQKDLEPQDQQKDLEPQDQQKVLEPQDQQKDLEPKDQQKDLEPQDQQKDLEPQDQQKDLQPKNQQEHLEPQDQQKDLEPKDQQKDLKPKNQQKDLEPQDQQKDLEPQDQQKDLEPQDQQEHLQPKNQQEHLEPKDQQKDLQPQDQQKDLQPQDQQKDLEPAELQREAGIQDEQQFKVESEVKVEVGQEAELEPETEIQDEPEFKVESEVKVEPYPDEMLEDEAEEEFHEGETEPDLEAEERPDDMEGRFETMNELKSLGDDEMFGPEDSELLTQGEEIEEEEEEEELMLGKDSYEQLNMELDPEMMEETEMNPEGQALLMEEEVEEEEDTEVLRPEEPAAQLLEEEEEEELMLGKDSYEPLNMELDPEMMEETEMNPEGQALLMEEEEEEEEDTEVLRPEEPAAQLLEEEEEEELMLGKDSYEQLNMELDPEMMEEKEINPEGQALLMEEEEEEKEEKEEKTEVLRPEEPAAQLLEEEEEKEMREQLIVMREGPNGQGRRNCPGVTPDGKCYQFFRGPKNFDDAENFCKQNFPGGHLASITSRYIHEEVKKLILKHTGTYTRAWIGGRRLSQGNGFRWLDGSSWSYAQWLYGEPNNTAGVEDCLEVVGRPYGYGTFNDFTCWEDQAFICSYSLQ, from the exons ATGAAGACGCTGCTGCTTCTTCCTCTCACCCTGGCAG TGGCTCTGGGAACGCCCACGTTTCCTCGGCCAGCGCAGGAGCAGCAGATCCCCCTGCTGGGGGACTGGGTGCCGCTGCAGGGTCACGTGGTGGTGGAGCATCCTGCACCACCACCCAAGCTGGGCccccaggacctgcaggaacacCTGGAGCCCCAGGACCAGCAGAAAGTCCTGCAGCCCCAGGACCAGCAGAAAGACCTGGAGCCCCAGGACCAGCAGGGAGACCTGCAGCCCAAGAACCAGCAGAAAGACCTGGAGCCCCAGGACCAGCAGAAAGACCTGGAGCCCCAGGACCAGCAGAAAGTCCTGGAGCCCCAGGACCAGCAGAAAGACCTGGAgcccaaggaccagcagaaagACCTGGAGCCCCAGGACCAGCAGAAAGACCTGGAGCCCCAGGACCAGCAGAAAGACCTGCAGCCCAAGAACCAGCAGGAACACCTGGAGCCCCAGGACCAGCAGAAAGACCTGGAgcccaaggaccagcagaaagACCTGAAGCCCAAGAACCAGCAGAAAGACCTGGAGCCCCAGGACCAGCAGAAAGAC CTGGAGCCCCAGGACCAGCAGAAAGACCTGGAGCCCCAGGACCAGCAGGAACACCTGCAGCCCAAGAACCAGCAGGAACACCTGGAgcccaaggaccagcagaaagACCTGCAGCCCCAGGACCAGCAGAAAGACCTGCAGCCCCAGGACCAGCAGAAAGACCTGGAGCCCGCGGAGCTTCAGAGAGAGGCAGGGATCCAAGATGAGCAGCAGTTTAAGGTGGAATCAGAAGTTAAGGTGGAGGTGGGGCAGGAGGCTGAACTAGAGCCAGAGACTGAGATCCAGGATGAGCCGGAGTTTAAGGTGGAATCAGAAGTTAAGGTGGAGCCATACCCCGATGAGATGCTTGAAGATGAAGCCGAAGAGGAGTTCCATGAAGGAGAAACTGAACCGGATCTGGAGGCGGAAGAAAGACCGGATGACATGGAGGGAAGATTCGAAACCATGAACGAGCTGAAGTCACTGGGCGACGATGAGATGTTTGGACCGGAAGATTCTGAACTTTTGACACAAGGGGAGGAgatagaggaggaggaggaggaggaagagctcATGCTGGGGAAAGACTCTTATGAGCAGCTGAACATGGAACTGGACCCAGAGATGATGGAGGAGACGGAGATGAACCCTGAAGGACAGGCCTTATTGATGGAGGAGgaagtagaagaagaagaagatacaGAAGTTCTGAGGCCAGAAGAACCAGCAGCTCAGttgttggaggaggaagaggaggaagagctcATGCTGGGGAAAGATTCATATGAGCCGCTGAACATGGAACTGGACCCAGAGATGATGGAGGAGACGGAGATGAACCCTGAAGGACAGGCCTTATtgatggaggaggaagaagaagaagaagaagatacaGAAGTTCTGAGGCCAGAAGAACCAGCAGCTCAGttgttggaggaggaagaggaggaagagctcATGCTGGGGAAAGATTCATATGAGCAGCTGAACATGGAACTGGACCCAGAGATGATGGAAGAAAAGGAGATTAACCCCGAAGGACAGGCCTTATtgatggaggaagaagaagaagaaaaagaagaaaaagaagaaaagacagaggttctGAGGCCAGAAGAACCAGCAGCTCAGttgttggaggaggaagaggagaaggagatgaGAGAACAGCTGATTGTGATGAGGGAGGGGCCCAACGGGCAGG GGAGGCGCAATTGTCCAGGCGTGACACCCGACGGCAAGTGCTACCAGTTCTTCAGGGGACCAAAGAACTTTGATGATGCTGAG AACTTCTGTAAGCAGAATTTCCCTGGAGGACACCTGGCCTCCATCACCAGCCGGTACATCCATGAGGAGGTGAAGAAGCTGATCCTGAAGCACACCGGCACCTATACTCGCGCATGGATCGGAGGAAGACGACTCTCG CAGGGGAACGGCTTCAGGTGGCTGGATGGATCCAGCTGGAGTTACGCCCAATGGCTGTACGGGGAGCCCAACAACACAGCCGGGGTGGAGGACTGTCTGGAGGTCGTGGGGCGGCCCTATG
- the si:ch211-160b11.4 gene encoding trichohyalin isoform X1 produces MKTLLLLPLTLAVALGTPTFPRPAQEQQIPLLGDWVPLQGHVVVEHPAPPPKLGPQDLQEHLEPQDQQKVLQPQDQQKDLEPQDQQGDLQPKNQQKDLEPQDQQKDLEPQDQQKVLEPQDQQKDLEPKDQQKDLEPQDQQKDLEPQDQQKDLQPKNQQEHLEPQDQQKDLEPKDQQKDLKPKNQQKDLEPQDQQKDLQPKNQQKDLEPKDQQKDLKPKNQQEHLEPQDQQKDLEPQDQQEHLQPKNQQEHLEPKDQQKDLQPQDQQKDLQPQDQQKDLEPAELQREAGIQDEQQFKVESEVKVEVGQEAELEPETEIQDEPEFKVESEVKVEPYPDEMLEDEAEEEFHEGETEPDLEAEERPDDMEGRFETMNELKSLGDDEMFGPEDSELLTQGEEIEEEEEEEELMLGKDSYEQLNMELDPEMMEETEMNPEGQALLMEEEVEEEEDTEVLRPEEPAAQLLEEEEEEELMLGKDSYEPLNMELDPEMMEETEMNPEGQALLMEEEEEEEEDTEVLRPEEPAAQLLEEEEEEELMLGKDSYEQLNMELDPEMMEEKEINPEGQALLMEEEEEEKEEKEEKTEVLRPEEPAAQLLEEEEEKEMREQLIVMREGPNGQGRRNCPGVTPDGKCYQFFRGPKNFDDAENFCKQNFPGGHLASITSRYIHEEVKKLILKHTGTYTRAWIGGRRLSQGNGFRWLDGSSWSYAQWLYGEPNNTAGVEDCLEVVGRPYGYGTFNDFTCWEDQAFICSYSLQ; encoded by the exons ATGAAGACGCTGCTGCTTCTTCCTCTCACCCTGGCAG TGGCTCTGGGAACGCCCACGTTTCCTCGGCCAGCGCAGGAGCAGCAGATCCCCCTGCTGGGGGACTGGGTGCCGCTGCAGGGTCACGTGGTGGTGGAGCATCCTGCACCACCACCCAAGCTGGGCccccaggacctgcaggaacacCTGGAGCCCCAGGACCAGCAGAAAGTCCTGCAGCCCCAGGACCAGCAGAAAGACCTGGAGCCCCAGGACCAGCAGGGAGACCTGCAGCCCAAGAACCAGCAGAAAGACCTGGAGCCCCAGGACCAGCAGAAAGACCTGGAGCCCCAGGACCAGCAGAAAGTCCTGGAGCCCCAGGACCAGCAGAAAGACCTGGAgcccaaggaccagcagaaagACCTGGAGCCCCAGGACCAGCAGAAAGACCTGGAGCCCCAGGACCAGCAGAAAGACCTGCAGCCCAAGAACCAGCAGGAACACCTGGAGCCCCAGGACCAGCAGAAAGACCTGGAgcccaaggaccagcagaaagACCTGAAGCCCAAGAACCAGCAGAAAGACCTGGAGCCCCAGGACCAGCAGAAAGACCTGCAGCCCAAGAACCAGCAGAAAGACCTGGAgcccaaggaccagcagaaagACCTGAAGCCCAAGAACCAGCAGGAACACCTGGAGCCCCAGGACCAGCAGAAAGACCTGGAGCCCCAGGACCAGCAGGAACACCTGCAGCCCAAGAACCAGCAGGAACACCTGGAgcccaaggaccagcagaaagACCTGCAGCCCCAGGACCAGCAGAAAGACCTGCAGCCCCAGGACCAGCAGAAAGACCTGGAGCCCGCGGAGCTTCAGAGAGAGGCAGGGATCCAAGATGAGCAGCAGTTTAAGGTGGAATCAGAAGTTAAGGTGGAGGTGGGGCAGGAGGCTGAACTAGAGCCAGAGACTGAGATCCAGGATGAGCCGGAGTTTAAGGTGGAATCAGAAGTTAAGGTGGAGCCATACCCCGATGAGATGCTTGAAGATGAAGCCGAAGAGGAGTTCCATGAAGGAGAAACTGAACCGGATCTGGAGGCGGAAGAAAGACCGGATGACATGGAGGGAAGATTCGAAACCATGAACGAGCTGAAGTCACTGGGCGACGATGAGATGTTTGGACCGGAAGATTCTGAACTTTTGACACAAGGGGAGGAgatagaggaggaggaggaggaggaagagctcATGCTGGGGAAAGACTCTTATGAGCAGCTGAACATGGAACTGGACCCAGAGATGATGGAGGAGACGGAGATGAACCCTGAAGGACAGGCCTTATTGATGGAGGAGgaagtagaagaagaagaagatacaGAAGTTCTGAGGCCAGAAGAACCAGCAGCTCAGttgttggaggaggaagaggaggaagagctcATGCTGGGGAAAGATTCATATGAGCCGCTGAACATGGAACTGGACCCAGAGATGATGGAGGAGACGGAGATGAACCCTGAAGGACAGGCCTTATtgatggaggaggaagaagaagaagaagaagatacaGAAGTTCTGAGGCCAGAAGAACCAGCAGCTCAGttgttggaggaggaagaggaggaagagctcATGCTGGGGAAAGATTCATATGAGCAGCTGAACATGGAACTGGACCCAGAGATGATGGAAGAAAAGGAGATTAACCCCGAAGGACAGGCCTTATtgatggaggaagaagaagaagaaaaagaagaaaaagaagaaaagacagaggttctGAGGCCAGAAGAACCAGCAGCTCAGttgttggaggaggaagaggagaaggagatgaGAGAACAGCTGATTGTGATGAGGGAGGGGCCCAACGGGCAGG GGAGGCGCAATTGTCCAGGCGTGACACCCGACGGCAAGTGCTACCAGTTCTTCAGGGGACCAAAGAACTTTGATGATGCTGAG AACTTCTGTAAGCAGAATTTCCCTGGAGGACACCTGGCCTCCATCACCAGCCGGTACATCCATGAGGAGGTGAAGAAGCTGATCCTGAAGCACACCGGCACCTATACTCGCGCATGGATCGGAGGAAGACGACTCTCG CAGGGGAACGGCTTCAGGTGGCTGGATGGATCCAGCTGGAGTTACGCCCAATGGCTGTACGGGGAGCCCAACAACACAGCCGGGGTGGAGGACTGTCTGGAGGTCGTGGGGCGGCCCTATG